One Lucilia cuprina isolate Lc7/37 chromosome 4, ASM2204524v1, whole genome shotgun sequence DNA segment encodes these proteins:
- the LOC111674639 gene encoding keratin, type II cytoskeletal 1-like codes for MRAFIVLCLVAVACADKLGYNYQPVGHSSSGLSFTPGSSTSGFGGSSSGFGVGGATGGFGGSSGGFGVGGSSGGHGGSSGGFSVGGSSGGHGGSSGGFGVGGSSGGFGGSSSGFGVGGSTGGFGSSGSVGGSYGGSHGGASYAPQVELEKEFYTFTANEEDFTEPAVEQQVSNTAKKNLRVIFIKGPENHGLENAAVALAKHAAEQRTAIYVLQKQADLSSLSNKLNVINTNVNNKPEVHFVKYRTQEDAINAQKAIQGQYDSLGGSSQNFNGGVAPVLNFASKAPVAAHGSHGSFGSSGSLGSSGAVGSFGSSGSHGSSGSLGSFGSSGSLESSGSFGSSGSLGSSGSLGSSGSVGSYGSSGSVGSFGSSGSVGSSDLSGVSGPSASYLPSFIAGRHRK; via the coding sequence ATGAGAGCTTTCATTGTACTCTGCCTTGTGGCTGTTGCCTGCGCCGATAAATTGGGCTACAACTATCAACCTGTAGGACATTCCAGTTCTGGATTATCCTTCACTCCAGGTAGCTCCACTAGCGGCTTCGGCGGTTCCAGCAGCGGCTTTGGAGTTGGTGGTGCCACTGGTGGTTTCGGTGGTTCCAGCGGCGGTTTTGGCGTTGGCGGCTCATCTGGCGGTCATGGTGGTTCCAGTGGCGGTTTTAGCGTTGGCGGTTCATCTGGCGGTCATGGTGGTTCCAGCGGCGGTTTTGGCGTTGGCGGTTCATCTGGTGGTTTCGGCGGTTCCAGCAGCGGTTTTGGAGTTGGTGGTTCCACTGGCGGTTTCGGTAGTTCTGGTTCTGTTGGTGGTTCCTATGGTGGTTCTCATGGTGGTGCTTCTTATGCTCCCCAAGTTGAACTCGAAAAGGAATTCTACACCTTTACTGCCAACGAAGAAGATTTCACTGAACCCGCTGTTGAACAACAAGTCTCAAACACCGCTAAGAAAAACCTTCGTGTTATTTTCATCAAGGGCCCTGAAAACCATGGCTTGGAAAATGCTGCTGTTGCTTTGGCTAAACATGCTGCCGAACAAAGAACTGCCATCTATGTCCTCCAAAAACAAGCTGATCTCAGCAGTTTGTCCAACAAATTGAACGTCATCAACACCAATGTCAACAACAAACCTGAAGTACACTTTGTCAAATACCGTACCCAGGAAGATGCTATCAACGCCCAAAAGGCTATCCAAGGCCAATACGATTCTTTGGGTGGTAGCTCCCAAAACTTCAATGGTGGTGTAGCTCCTGTTTTGAACTTTGCTTCTAAGGCTCCCGTTGCCGCTCATGGTTCTCACGGTTCCTTCGGATCTTCCGGTTCTCTAGGCTCTTCTGGCGCAGTTGGTTCCTTTGGATCATCTGGTTCTCATGGATCATCTGGCTCCCTTGGTTCATTCGGTTCATCCGGTTCTCTCGAATCTTCTGGTTCCTTCGGATCTTCCGGTTCTCTTGGATCTTCTGGTTCCCTCGGATCTTCTGGCTCTGTTGGTTCTTACGGTTCTTCTGGCTCCGTTGGTTCTTTCGGTTCTTCCGGCTCCGTTGGTTCATCTGACTTATCTGGAGTCTCAGGCCCCAGTGCTAGTTATCTTCCCTCTTTCATTGCCGGCCGTCATCGCAAATAA
- the LOC111674564 gene encoding uncharacterized PPE family protein PPE62-like, producing MRTFVILCLVAAACANQLGYNYQPSNSVPSFAGLQGGATVGSSGSPSYAGSEGVSNFAAGSNVVSSFIGSQGVSGYAAGSNAAPSFAGSQGTSNYAAASNAAPSFAGSQGVSDYAAGSNAAPSFSGSQGDLGQASHDNAAFAPQAELEKEFFTYTANDEDFSDPAASNQLSNSVKQGLRVIFIKGPENSGLENAALALAKHSSEQKTDIYVLQKQADLSNLANKLSTDNKNNNNKPEVHFVKYRTQEDAINAQKAIQGQYDALGGSSQSHDGGVAPVLNFASKAPVATHGSAGSHGSGSLGAGSLGAGSLGAGSLGAGSLGAGSFGSGSLGAGSVGAGSLGAGSFGVGSLGGVSNVGASYIPPSAGAGVSAPGPSYLPASIFRRL from the coding sequence ATGCGTACTTTTGTTATATTGTGTTTAGTGGCAGCAGCCTGCGCCAATCAATTGGGTTACAATTATCAACCCTCAAACAGTGTGCCCAGTTTTGCTGGTTTACAAGGTGGTGCTACTGTTGGATCTAGCGGTTCTCCCAGTTACGCTGGTTCCGAAGGTGTTTCTAACTTTGCTGCTGGTTCTAATGTAGTCTCCAGTTTTATTGGTTCCCAAGGAGTTTCCGGTTATGCTGCTGGTTCAAATGCCGCTCCTAGTTTTGCTGGATCCCAAGGAACTTCCAATTATGCTGCTGCTTCAAATGCCGCCCCTAGTTTTGCTGGATCTCAAGGAGTTTCCGATTATGCTGCTGGTTCAAATGCCGCTCCTAGTTTCTCTGGCTCTCAAGGTGATTTAGGTCAAGCTTCTCACGATAATGCTGCATTTGCTCCCCAAGCTGAACTAGAAAAGGAATTCTTCACTTATACCGCCAACGATGAAGACTTTAGTGATCCCGCTGCATCTAATCAATTATCTAACTCCGTGAAGCAAGGTCTCCGTGTTATTTTCATTAAGGGCCCAGAAAACAGCGGATTGGAAAATGCTGCTCTTGCTTTGGCTAAACATAGTTCTGAACAAAAGACCGATATTTATGTTCTTCAGAAACAAGCTGACCTTAGCAACTTGGCTAACAAATTGAGCACcgacaacaagaacaacaacaacaaaccagaagtacattttgttaaatatcgTACCCAAGAAGATGCCATCAATGCCCAAAAAGCTATTCAAGGTCAATATGATGCTTTGGGTGGTAGCTCTCAATCTCATGATGGTGGTGTTGCTCCAGTATTGAACTTTGCTTCTAAAGCTCCTGTTGCAACACATGGATCAGCTGGTTCTCATGGATCTGGTTCTCTAGGTGCTGGTTCTCTTGGTGCTGGTTCTCTTGGTGCTGGTTCTCTTGGTGCTGGTTCTCTTGGTGCTGGTTCTTTCGGTTCTGGTTCCCTTGGTGCCGGTTCAGTCGGTGCTGGTTCTCTTGGTGCTGGTTCTTTCGGTGTTGGTTCCCTTGGTGGCGTTTCAAATGTTGGTGCATCTTATATTCCTCCTTCAGCTGGCGCTGGTGTTTCAGCTCCAGGACCATCTTATCTTCCTGCTTCAATTTTCCGTCGCTTGTAA